From the genome of Daphnia pulex isolate KAP4 chromosome 12, ASM2113471v1:
CATGGCGTTCACTCCGGCTATTACCTGTCGATGTTGACTGTTCCTTTCATCTTAGTGGCCGAAGATGCcatcaaaaagaaacttcGACCCATTGTGGTGAGTTATTTCTATCGCATTTTTTGGTTAGTAGCTTCTAAtgagttttcctttttttttcttttccagagCCCAAAGATCTTCAACTTCGGAATGGGATTCATGAAAATACAATGGTTCTCCTACATGGTATGACTGCAATATTCACTTATTGACATATCTTATtaataattcttttgattgattgattgcatATTAGGGAGTGGCATTCTCCTTGCTAGCCATGGACGTGACACTCGCTTATTGGAAGTCAATCTATTTCATTGGTCATCTACTCGTCCCGGTGTTTTACTTAGCGTGCTTAACGATACCTTCTGCCAAAGCCGTCAAATCAACCGAATAGATTGTGCAGTATTAAAGCTAAaacattgattgatttttgttaagttttttCGATCAAATTGGCCTGCCTAAAATTGAGTGCAAGGAAACGAAACTGTTGCTTTCCCCCATGCAGTCCAATCAATGTTTAGGAAATATATACACGGTTACATGTATACGCTGGGAGACTTTGTTCCTAGTATCGCTCCGTTGTTTGGCACTCGGACTGGGCGCTAGTTGCGCCACCCCCGAAAGATCTTTTATTAGCTCCTGAGCGAGGTGAACTCAACTGTCTTTAAGACTGAGGACTCAGTTGCAACTGGCACGCTCTCGTCTCCGGCCgccgatcttttttttcctttctgttGTTGTCATCAGTTTCTGTTTATCCATTTTGTTTAATCTAATTCGTTTCAAAGGAAAACATCACAGCCATGCCGCACACTGACGGGGCAGGTCAGAAGCACAAGCAGCagccacaccaccaccacggaCAGCAAAAACATTTAGTCCCTCGAAGACGGAACACGGACATTGAGAACGCAGCGCTGTCCAAACGGCAGAAGGAATTGATGCGCGAACGTCGAATTCTCATTTTCATCACTTTTCTCTGCTTCCTGGCCTCAATTGTGGGtattttttcctcccatcCATCAAACTATAATTAATCCGCATTTCTCTTTTGGCAGTTGTGGATCGTATCCCTGTCAACCGATTTCTGGATTATTGTCGATTCAGTGCCTAAGAATAACACGAATTCAACGGGCGTTTTGAAGAGTCATTTGGGTGTTTGGCGTGGTTGCATCACAAACAGACAGCAGAGATTCAACGAGTCAGCAGCAGCTACCGGTAAGTCGCAATATAGGATCCTAGTTGAGAAATCATTTCAGACAACGGGGGACGACCCGCTCTGTGTCTCTCCCTCCTGGCAGTTCAGCTATGTCTAAGAAAACCTCTGCCAACAAGACtcaaagacaaacaaaagttttcttttttcctacccCCCAACCGACAGAGTGGAGGGGAAGAGGAATGAAAAGCCTGCAGTTCTGCAGACTCCTGGATGCGTCATTCCTTCTAAGTAGCACAGTCGACATTTAGACTCTCTTGTTTGTCCAGGACATCTGCACCGTACTTTTTCTGGTTGGGTGTAACACAGTGCGACAGGCGTCGTAATGAAAGACACAAAAAAGTATTGAAAGATGGTGACTTATTGTTGTTAACACGGGACTGACTTTGTCGACTCCTTCCGGTTTTCCTTGCatctccaccaccacccctcCGGTCCCGGTTTCCtagttctttttctatttataaaaaaagacagagtctctcctgtttttcttcttttttctcgacttTTAATGTTTGCCTTTCCACACTGCCAGTTGCTGCGAGTGTTTGCACAAGAAAACACAAGTTGTCTGCTTCGTTTACATTAACTGGAACGCGTCGAGAACAATTTTGACAGTTGGCCGATCCTAATAGTTATTCTCCTGTCAGAAATGTTGATTTCAGCGAAAGAGACTTTTGATGGATGTTTTCGTACATTTTAGTTGGTCTCCCTTTGTTTCTGTTGGACCCTTATCGACAGATTAAGCCGTTGTTCATATAAATCACGGGACGCTTCCATAATGCGCTCTAGTTGCATCCATTCCAGCGTTCCAGCGTGTCATTTCCAGGCAgggatggggggaaaacgtgTAGCGCAGTTGTATGATCGAGTCGTAGCGACTGGGCATTTTGCCAAGAACTTCTACCTATGTTTATCTAACTCGCTATTATGAACGATGTGTTTCTTTTCACAGATGGCTGCTCGTATCACAATCTGGAACAGGACGATCATGAACTCAGGGCTAAGCCTTCCGTCGCTAGAACAATCGTCGGTATTTCTGTAACCATTTCCTAATTCGCAttcttcacttttttatttctgtccTCTCGTTAAACCCAAGTTGTTCTCTATTCAGTTTATTCcgaattttttcactttttaaaacgtGTCTAATCCGCTGCGGAATTGTTGAATCCTTGCAGATTACCGAAGGACTATCGTAGCGCTGGCTGGACTATCGCTTTTGTGTCACATCATGTCCATCTTGTTCTCCATGTACACGTTTCGGAATCCGCGCTACACTTTCAAACGACTGGCTGGCTGCATGCATTTGATTACAGGTTCGtgatatttatttagtttctctttctttttcttcttctcctggcGTGGAACCAATTCTTTTGCGTTGTGTTGATAGCGGCCACGACGTTTGTGCTGATTGAAGTGGTGTCCAACGGGGCGGACTTTTCGAGGGCTCATCTGCTCAGTATTTTCCCGGAAGCTTCGGTCTGGTACCACGGGTTCTCCTTCTACCTGGCCTGGTACGTTTGCTTTCAATACGGCGTAGCCGGCCTGACTTTCCTGATCTGTTCGCGCAAGCGAAAAAGTCTCAACATCATGAACGAAGATGGGACAATGTTGGCCGATGACGAATATCAAGTCATGGGGAGGATGTAGAAGAACGTGGGGgaaactactactgctgcttcATCCGTCGCCGAAAtcattctatttaaaaaaattgatcatTTTGCAATAACTTTggaaagattttgttttaagccCGAAATGTTTCTTATTCATATTACTATACCCTAATTTCATCTATGTGGAAtggaaaaattgttatttttaaaaaccccgCCTGTTGTGTGCGGGATTTGCGTTTTTATTGCCTAAATATTTCGTTGGTTGCGAGTTCAATTTTGGCGAgttgcaacatttttttttaaaataagaaattgaatttgattcaaaGTTGAAAACGGTGTGACTTATCGGGTGTTTCTTGGCgagttataaatatttatgatCAGGCGGTTGTGCCTGTCACCAAGTAATCTCGGGGATTCACTCCAGTGCCGCCTAATTTAATTGCTCTGCCATTATCGTGTCCGCTGATGTATCACAGCTCGCCGCTGCTAGCCAATAAAATTCTATATAAAGACATCCTCGTGACGTCACacttttttttggaatttctcGACTgagtcattaaaaaaattgattctttttaaaaaaagaaaatcattttttctttttttccaactcgGTGCCCAATAACTGCTGCATCATCAGTGTGAAACGTAGTGGTCTCGTTACTAACA
Proteins encoded in this window:
- the LOC124208591 gene encoding uncharacterized protein LOC124208591, with product MPHTDGAGQKHKQQPHHHHGQQKHLVPRRRNTDIENAALSKRQKELMRERRILIFITFLCFLASILWIVSLSTDFWIIVDSVPKNNTNSTGVLKSHLGVWRGCITNRQQRFNESAAATDGCSYHNLEQDDHELRAKPSVARTIVDYRRTIVALAGLSLLCHIMSILFSMYTFRNPRYTFKRLAGCMHLITAATTFVLIEVVSNGADFSRAHLLSIFPEASVWYHGFSFYLAWYVCFQYGVAGLTFLICSRKRKSLNIMNEDGTMLADDEYQVMGRM